The nucleotide window TGGTTTTTCATTATCTTTCTCATTTTTAATTCCCAGCAAGGTTTGAAGCTCATTTTTGTCTTTTTTATTATCACTGAAATAGTACTCTCCAGTAATTGCCTCTTTTGCTAGTGTTAAAAGCTTTTTTGTTTGTAAAGCATTTCTTTTCAAATTTTGATAGGTAATAGTTTTCTCTTCTTTTTCTATAGCATCTGAAAGGCATCTTTGTAACCAATTCTTCAGAATACCAGCACACCCAATGGAATTCTCATATATATATTCCGAGTACTTCTTTAAATCGGGTTCCTTCTCCACAGGTAGCAATTTCTGAAAGGTCAATAATAAAGCTTGGAAGTACCTTCTATCTTCCGCATTGGTATAATCATACCTCGGAAAGTGAATTTCCTTAACCCTTCTAGATAACTGACCATCTAAATTGAAAACAGCATTTAAATCATAAGTTCCAAATAAAACAATTTTTGTGGTACTCATGTTTGCTAATGATTTAATAGAATTAAATTGCCTTTGGTTCTGTTCACTGTTACCCCTTTTTTCTGAATTAATTTTAAAAAAGTGCTGAGCTTCATCAATTAGAAGTGCTTTTGTTTTCCTGTTAAAAAATGCACTCTCTATTGATCTACGTAGCTCTGGCGCAGTATTTGCATTAAGGGGGTTGTTACTGTTACTTTTCTTATTTTTCCTATTTTTCTTTTCAATATCAGTAACAT belongs to Bacillaceae bacterium S4-13-56 and includes:
- a CDS encoding AAA family ATPase produces the protein MTKKQRLFEEELLTKSKKEREKFFNDFTVSHTKMKQVSDELKNEIYKGSQNIIMVVGPSGVGKSRLFSATTLSVLKDMKEETEKDRSIIPISGIELPNPDLGKFNWKDFYYRVLSSLKDPLIDYKIDVTDIEKKNRKNKKSNSNNPLNANTAPELRRSIESAFFNRKTKALLIDEAQHFFKINSEKRGNSEQNQRQFNSIKSLANMSTTKIVLFGTYDLNAVFNLDGQLSRRVKEIHFPRYDYTNAEDRRYFQALLLTFQKLLPVEKEPDLKKYSEYIYENSIGCAGILKNWLQRCLSDAIEKEEKTITYQNLKRNALQTKKLLTLAKEAITGEYYFSDNKKDKNELQTLLGIKNEKDNEKPKRKNNPKPGIRKPERDTVGLA